One region of Chaetodon auriga isolate fChaAug3 chromosome 5, fChaAug3.hap1, whole genome shotgun sequence genomic DNA includes:
- the vsig10 gene encoding V-set and immunoglobulin domain-containing protein 10 codes for MEIVANVALLLLCLPATAAVSGNVSTETALTAAPGDVALLPCYTVGTVTPTLTAWMKDGREIIRGGGSSPSPAPAGQRFTVLHDGSLNIRQVLPGDEGSYLCNSTLPSNSTFQARVLLQVTSGPENVSTSIGPATALSNGTLIAYRGSSVSFNCSGSSYPSQQLTWAFSGASSSNESLVSTSGSWLNFRIKDVQPSAQGVYSCRAHNTVSHQTVNKSTQLLVYYVPDRHPECMWAPALDPTHVQFNCTWFGAYPTPTLRWGDDQGDQAAHWKGRVYASEVTDSLSVTLNRSSLSDGQTLRCMARHLALAPGTEKSCSFTLKPPYPEGEPLVTAQEATSITLICTEAVSMPPANTTWRKGLQQENIVPGSKYVLSEDGPTQKLTILNISKDDEGTYFCRSENPLAVRELEVYLTVRTSSAYTGAIIGIFIAALIVGSAAVVAKTVYSSRHRICLGDGFRHMEEDRGDVLSLVESDDEQIFQDAVPRLPPLTNGSHTTLVQIHRIPSSDHEDADTADTSPEQQEEAAPTEEPVDLVTF; via the exons ATGGAAATAGTCGCAAACGTCGCGCTTCTACTGCTGTGTTTACCTGCCACAG CGGCAGTTTCGGGTAATGTCTCCACCGAAACGGCGCTGACAGCCGCACCGGGCGACGTCGCTCTACTTCCGTGTTACACCGTCGGTACTGTGACACCGACTCTAACGGCATGGATGAAAGATGGACGAGAAATCATTCGGGGTGGCGGCTCCTCACCGAGCCCCGCACCCGCCGGCCAGCGCTTCACAGTGCTGCATGATGGGAGTCTGAACATCAGGCAGGTGTTACCTGGAGATGAGGGCAGCTACCTGTGCAACTCCACACTGCCAAGCAACAGCACTTTTCAGGCACGTGTCCTGCTTCAAGTAACAA GTGGTCCAGAAAATGTATCCACGTCCATCGGTCCAGCCACTGCCCTGTCCAACGGGACACTCATTGCCTATCGGGGCTCCAGCGTCTCCTTTAACTGCTCCGGCTCCTCTTACCCCTCTCAGCAGCTCACCTGGGCCTTCAGCGGAGCCTCGTCCAGCAACGAGTCGCTGGTTTCGACCTCTGGATCCTGGCTGAACTTCAGGATAAAGGACGTTCAGCCCAGCGCTCAGGGAGTTTACAGCTGCCGGGCCCACAACACCGTCTCTCACCAGACAGTCAATAAGAGCACACAGCTGCTCGTATACT ATGTCCCAGACAGACACCCTGAGTGCATGTGGGCACCAGCACTGGACCCTACCCACGTCCAGTTCAACTGCACCTGGTTTGGAGCGTACCCGACCCCGACGCTACGCTGGGGGGACGACCAGGGCGACCAGGCAGCTCACTGGAAAGGGCGCGTCTATGCATCGGAGGTGACGGACAGCCTGTCGGTGACGCTGAACCGCTCCTCGCTGTCCGACGGGCAGACGCTGAGGTGCATGGCCAGGCACCTAGCGCTCGCTCCGGGAACGGAGAAGTCGTGTTCATTTACCCTCA AGCCTCCGTATCCTGAAGGCGAGCCGCTGGTAACGGCTCAGGAGGCGACCAGCATAACTCTGATCTGCACTGAGGCCGTCTCCATGCCCCCTGCAAACACCACCTGGAGAAAGGGGCTCCAGCAGGAGAACATCGTACCGGGTTCCAAGTATGTCCTGTCCGAGGACGGCCCCACCCAGAAGCTGACCATACTGAACATCAGCAAGGACGACGAAGGCACCTACTTCTGCCGCAGCGAGAACCCCCTCGCCGTCCGCGAGCTGGAGGTCTACCTCACTGTGAGGA CTTCCTCTGCGTACACGGGAGCCATCATCGGCATCTTTATAGCTGCACTGATTGTGGGATCCGCTGCAGTCGTAGCTAAAACCGTTTACTCCAGCCGGCACCGGATTTGCCTGG gAGATGGTTTTAG GCAtatggaggaggacagaggagacgtGCTGAGTCTGGTGGAGTCGGACGACGAGCAGATCTTTCAGGACGCCGTTCCCCGGCTGCCCCCGTTAACCAACGGATCCCACACAACGCTTGTCCAGATACACCGAATCCCATCGA GTGATCATGAGGACGCAGACACGGCTGACACAAgcccagagcagcaggaggaagctgCGCCGACAGAAGAGCCAGTGGATCTCGTAACATTTTAG
- the wsb2 gene encoding WD repeat and SOCS box-containing protein 2 isoform X2, translated as MCSTENSEELQAAPSDPALILELKTRRPPSLEGRAGCETWSVDFSPDGAWFAWSMGHGIVWVVAWPLDSEDSQNGDTDRGDKSFSCGHPVWGLAFGPRPPKSAAAARPANTPPKGNGSLLLATGLENGVIKIWNVLTGEAVFDLHGHEGVVRDLVFPQNGTLTLISSSRDKTLRIWDLAHKGKKVHTLSGHKDWISCCSVSSDCSMIASVGRFDRMVCLWSLRSYTFMRNLTGGTHKTLYLLSSCDFSPDGALLATAAFSGSSWWIDLWDPYTAEKLATLVDYFEDYGQNQISAIQFSPNGLYLAIVTDDRALRIWEPGKKGMVMQTKADRDSNGLCCKYHPQGGVVATGTRDGHVRFWKAPRTVPSLCHLCRSILRHSVSTHQMEPLPLPKRILEYLTYRNIPNRLKTCCSSDDEEWEG; from the exons ATGTGCTCCACGGAAAACAGCGAGGAGCTACAAGCGGCAC CGTCCGACCCGGCTCTTATCCTGGAGCTGAAGACCAGGCGTCCTCCGTCGCTGGAGGGCCGGGCGGGATGTGAGACCTGGAGCGTGGACTTCTCCCCGGACGGAGCCTGGTTCGCCTGGTCGATGGGACACGGCATCGTGTGGGTGGTCGCCTGGCCTCTCGACTCCGA agacagtcagaaCGGAGACACTGACCGAGGAGACAAGAGCTTCAGTTGCGGTCATCCAGTCTGGGGCCTCGCCTTCGGACCCAGACCTCCaaaatctgcagcagcagcgcgCCCAGCTAACACACCGCCGAAAGGGAACGGCAGCCTGCTTCTGGCCACAGGCCTGGAGAACGGGGTGATCAAAATCTGGAACGTGTTAACTG GTGAGGCTGTGTTTGATCTCCATGGCCACGAAGGCGTTGTGAGGGACCTGGTCTTCCCTCAAAACGGGACGCTCACACTCATATCATCTTCTCGGGACAAGACGTTGAGGATTTGGGACCTGGCTCACAAAG GTAAAAAGGTGCACACGCTTTCTGGGCATAAGGACTggatcagctgctgcagcgtgTCCTCAGACTGCAGCATGATCGCGTCTGTCGGCAGGTTTGACAGA ATGGTGTGTCTGTGGAGCCTGCGGTCATATACCTTCATGAGGAACCTGACAGGAGGGACCCATAAGACCTTGTACCTCCTGTCTTCCTGTGACTTCTCTCCCGACGGCGCGCTGCTCGCCACCGCCGCCTTCAGCGGCTCAAGCTGGTGGATTGACCTGTGGGACCCGTACACTGCAGAGAAGCTGGCCACTCTGGT TGACTACTTTGAAGATTACGGGCAAAACCAAATCTCAGCAATACAGTTCTCCCCCAATGGTTTGTACTTGGCGATCGTGACGGATGACAG AGCTCTTCGGATCTGGGAGCCGGGAAAGAAAGGGATGGTGATGCAGACCAAAGCGGACAGAGACTCTAATGGACTCTGCTGCAAGTACCATCCACAAGGGGGAGTGGTCGCCACAGG AACCAGAGACGGCCACGTGAGGTTCTGGAAGGCTCCCCGGACGGTGCCCAGCCTGTGCCACCTGTGCCGATCCATCCTGCGCCACTCGGTATCCACGCACCAGATGGAGCCGCTGCCCCTCCCCAAGAGGATCCTCGAGTACCTCACCTACAGAAACATCCCCAACCGCCTCAagacctgctgctcctcagacGACGAGGAGTGGGAAGGCTGA
- the wsb2 gene encoding WD repeat and SOCS box-containing protein 2 isoform X1, which translates to MCSTENSEELQAAPSDPALILELKTRRPPSLEGRAGCETWSVDFSPDGAWFAWSMGHGIVWVVAWPLDSEDSQNGDTDRGDKSFSCGHPVWGLAFGPRPPKSAAAARPANTPPKGNGSLLLATGLENGVIKIWNVLTGEAVFDLHGHEGVVRDLVFPQNGTLTLISSSRDKTLRIWDLAHKGKKVHTLSGHKDWISCCSVSSDCSMIASVGRFDRMVCLWSLRSYTFMRNLTGGTHKTLYLLSSCDFSPDGALLATAAFSGSSWWIDLWDPYTAEKLATLVDYFEDYGQNQISAIQFSPNGLYLAIVTDDSRALRIWEPGKKGMVMQTKADRDSNGLCCKYHPQGGVVATGTRDGHVRFWKAPRTVPSLCHLCRSILRHSVSTHQMEPLPLPKRILEYLTYRNIPNRLKTCCSSDDEEWEG; encoded by the exons ATGTGCTCCACGGAAAACAGCGAGGAGCTACAAGCGGCAC CGTCCGACCCGGCTCTTATCCTGGAGCTGAAGACCAGGCGTCCTCCGTCGCTGGAGGGCCGGGCGGGATGTGAGACCTGGAGCGTGGACTTCTCCCCGGACGGAGCCTGGTTCGCCTGGTCGATGGGACACGGCATCGTGTGGGTGGTCGCCTGGCCTCTCGACTCCGA agacagtcagaaCGGAGACACTGACCGAGGAGACAAGAGCTTCAGTTGCGGTCATCCAGTCTGGGGCCTCGCCTTCGGACCCAGACCTCCaaaatctgcagcagcagcgcgCCCAGCTAACACACCGCCGAAAGGGAACGGCAGCCTGCTTCTGGCCACAGGCCTGGAGAACGGGGTGATCAAAATCTGGAACGTGTTAACTG GTGAGGCTGTGTTTGATCTCCATGGCCACGAAGGCGTTGTGAGGGACCTGGTCTTCCCTCAAAACGGGACGCTCACACTCATATCATCTTCTCGGGACAAGACGTTGAGGATTTGGGACCTGGCTCACAAAG GTAAAAAGGTGCACACGCTTTCTGGGCATAAGGACTggatcagctgctgcagcgtgTCCTCAGACTGCAGCATGATCGCGTCTGTCGGCAGGTTTGACAGA ATGGTGTGTCTGTGGAGCCTGCGGTCATATACCTTCATGAGGAACCTGACAGGAGGGACCCATAAGACCTTGTACCTCCTGTCTTCCTGTGACTTCTCTCCCGACGGCGCGCTGCTCGCCACCGCCGCCTTCAGCGGCTCAAGCTGGTGGATTGACCTGTGGGACCCGTACACTGCAGAGAAGCTGGCCACTCTGGT TGACTACTTTGAAGATTACGGGCAAAACCAAATCTCAGCAATACAGTTCTCCCCCAATGGTTTGTACTTGGCGATCGTGACGGATGACAG CAGAGCTCTTCGGATCTGGGAGCCGGGAAAGAAAGGGATGGTGATGCAGACCAAAGCGGACAGAGACTCTAATGGACTCTGCTGCAAGTACCATCCACAAGGGGGAGTGGTCGCCACAGG AACCAGAGACGGCCACGTGAGGTTCTGGAAGGCTCCCCGGACGGTGCCCAGCCTGTGCCACCTGTGCCGATCCATCCTGCGCCACTCGGTATCCACGCACCAGATGGAGCCGCTGCCCCTCCCCAAGAGGATCCTCGAGTACCTCACCTACAGAAACATCCCCAACCGCCTCAagacctgctgctcctcagacGACGAGGAGTGGGAAGGCTGA